The sequence below is a genomic window from Coffea arabica cultivar ET-39 chromosome 4c, Coffea Arabica ET-39 HiFi, whole genome shotgun sequence.
AGgaattttcctttgcttttgaTTCTTACGCATGTCAGACAACTATTTGTACGCCAATGGAATCCCAGACCCCTCCTCTTTCTTCTGCTTCAAATGAACAAACCACAAAAGAAGAACTcaacattcaatttcaaacccCAAAATCTTCTTCTTCGTCTCCTTTTTCTGCAGTAGTAAACATTAGGCTATGGAGGCCAGCAGCGCAGCGAAACCTTAGAAACCAATGGTCGAAGTTGGCTTCTTTATGGCAAGATTGGCAGTCTTGCTCGTCCGCTACTCGCTCTCAAGCCACTACTCTTGTCAACTCCTATCTCTCCCAGAAGTACAGTAAAAAGCCAGCATTTATTAATATTCTTAACAATATACAGAAAATCTTTTATTAAACCTAGTGTTTTATCTAAAATGGGGATTGTTTTTTTGGTTTTACAGGTATATGGATGCGATGGATTTGGGAATTTTGAGTGGCATGCTAAGTATTCGGAAAAAAGCCTCTTCGAAGTTGTTTAAGCAACAAGTTAGTGTGTTTGCTAAAAActtggtttcttttcttttaaacaGCTTTTATTGAAAATAGTGATTGAGATAGAGCCTTTGGTTGCTTTTGTGAAGAACTAACTTAGGAGAAATTAGGTTTGGTTTTCGCAAATTTGTGCTTGTTTAGATGAAATGGTCTAGACAATGGTTATAGTAGTATCTGTAGAGTGCTGTTATAGGAAATTATGTGTGATCTGGTGTACAGTTATCAATTAAGGCTATGTTTGGTTTGTTTATGGGAATTGGATTTGCATTGAATTTGATGTACTGTTAGTAATGTGACTTGAGTAATTCAGTCTAATTTCAATTCTCATGTGGAACCAAAATGCACAGAAGGGTGCATTCAAAATTTGACATTTTATGCTTTGTATATGGGCTTGAAGGAACAGAGTTGATGGTAAGAAATTTTTGCACTTACCAGGATTGCTTTGTTAATTTATCACTCTCTCTAAACTTGTATGTGGTGACCTCAACTGTAGCTATGTGTGATGTTGTTGATAAATGTGTAAATATCAAGCACTATTGGATCAAGCGTTTTGTGAGCTTGAGTATATTTGCATTTCCACATATTCATTGATTGTTCATTAGGTTCTTTTCATGCCAGGCTTTGATAGGATTTGGCAGGGTCAATGCCAGAAAAACATTCAATTCCTTAAAACTGTTGTGTTTGGCTGTTGGGTTTGTTATGGTACATCAGTATCATACCTTGCAAAGAATTATTGGAGGAAATAGAGAAGAGAACctgcttttctattttttttaattgatatttggtttattcacaaaatttacatgtttatttgttcTTATACTTTTCTTTTCCGGTTTTCATGTTGAAAGGTACATAAATGTGAATAGCTTTTGGTATCCATGAGAACTTGTCCTTCAGTCTCCAATATTGGAAGCTAATCTAATGTGAAATGGGCTTAGTAAAAATATACTATCTTCCATATTAATGCGAATATAAATCTTTGTAATACTACAATGCTTAGTAAATGCTTATCAGTTTCTTTTTCCCTGCCTCCTGCCCTGCCCTTTCTTTGTAGGAGATTCAGCATAATAAACTCTTGGCATCATACAAAGATATGGTACGCATACTTAATACTGATTGGTTTTATgcaaaatgtttttttttcttttattgacTTCATCTGCTTTTATAGTTTCTGCTTAGTCAATTAGCAAAATGCACTGCCCTATGTCTGCAAATGAACTCCTTTAGTACTATGGGCCTTGCACAACTTCAGCAATTATAATTATGTGGGAGGATTTGCATGATTTGCTTTCTTGGGAACAAGATAGATTGCATACAGCTTTCCAGAATTTCAAGTGACTTACTGTGACTTCTCCATGTTTCAAGATCAACACCCCACTTATGAAGATTAATCTACTTTATCAGTCttgaaattttcagtttatTAGGTCTCAGGGATAGAagattttctattttaaaatgTTTTTGACTTGTCTTCTTCATCTTATTCTCGTCTTTGTGCAATTACTAACCTATCTTCATTTTTGTACATTGTAATGTTTATTAATCACTGCCAGATGTTTGAAAAGCATTAAATAAATGAATGCACAGTTTTGCAGTAATACTGATCTCTTTAATGTGTGGATGCTTGAGAACAAGGGCAACAACTCTCTTTTACTTCTCTCTCTGTACCAACTTTATTATGTCCTTTTTTGGGTGCTTTAGTGGTTTATGTGGAAGTAAATTGGCAAGCTCTATCATAACAGGTAGGCGTTGTAACTCAGATGGTGAACACATCTAGATCTATGAGGTGCTATCTGAAAGGAACAACCAATAGCCCCTTGGCTcagttttctctctcttctgAAAATGAGAATGATACTGGTGATGGTGGGGGAGCCCCAGTCTTCACGTTTTGGCCAATCTCTCTTTTTGGTATGTCTACTGCATATGCCAATGAAGAATTGCTTCTTTCTAGTATATTGATTCTTGATTGTCCATCAGAGCAATAGATCTATTCTTCTCTTCATTGTGGTGCAAAACAATCTATGAAATACAGCATTTGagaaaaattattaaaacttaTCTGGTTATTTATATGTACGATGAACAACAATTGCTAACATGATTGCAAGTGTACCTGGGCTAAAGGCATGGGACATGTAAATTTTCTTTTGTGGATGTcaaatttttttgcttttctttttttcaacaaGTTTCTTTCTAATGTTGTCGAAACAGTTAAAATGTAGATTTCTGAGTTGTATAACATATGTTTCTGATTTTTAGTCTTGTATCTTTTTTACCTGCTTTTGCAAAGATGTGAAGGTGTGATGCTGTTCAGAGCTTGCCTATTTGTCATTCTTGCAAAATTTTTACCAACTTATCATGGTCTCACTCTATTAATTGATGTCTTTATGataattagcttttatttttcttcttcagaAAAAGTAGCACAGGACCTTGTTCAGATATTTGTATCAGAGCTAAACTTGAAGGTGAAGTATGGAGGTGGCTGGCTTTCAACAAGCTTTTCTTGGTTTGTAATTCATACTTCTAATTTGTGTTACTGATCTTATGCTTATTCTTCttgaattatatatatatatatacacagagGTTGCTTGTCATGGAGCTGCTTTCCTTGGGTGATGAAAGAATTCCAGATCTCAGTAGCTTGTGTTGGTCAGATGAACTTTATCCAGGAGAATTTGATGATCTGCATACATGTTCCTTGTATTCACATGGAGCTAGCAAGCCAGTtcttccaagccttgggaaagGCGAAGTTGAATCTTTTCAACCTAGGCATCAACAAGACCGGAATGTTTTACAGGTATATGAATAGTATTTACTTTTCTAATGTCAAAGTGTCTATACACATCTCAAAACAATTTATTTGTAGTGGTTTGCCTATGTGCAATATGCACTTAATTTGTTTGCATTACACTGGGATCACTTGTTTCAAAGCAGATTGGTTACAATTACCTTAGCAAGACAGTAATTTGACATCTCAACCACTGTTTATAATGATGTGTTCTGCCAAATATATGGTCATTTGACATTTTTCTTTGAAGCTGCCTAGAGATATGATGTTACAATGTTTGATTTCTTGTCATCTTGCTCCCCAAATCCATGGTGTTGAGATTATAGCAGAAATGGATGCATATTATTAAAACTTAACTGATTAGCGAGTGGAAATCCTGAAATTGTGATGCTTTTAAAGATGGAATTAAAGACCTTCAAACTTGAGTTACTAAAAATTAGGAAATCAGGCTCTTTGCAAATGTGACTTTTCTAATCAGGATAATCATGAAGGAATGTACATTGAGGCAGAATCTTTGTTACGCTGACTAATCAAATAAGATAGATGAAGGAATGAAGTTTACTTATTGCACTACTTATCAgttatgaaaaaagaaaaaattgaacattatGATTTACTTGTCCGTCGAATTCATTATCACTTATCTCTCTCTCACACATGTAAATTGATCACCTTTCTTGCAGATTTATTTAACTACTTTGATTGCTGAGGTCAACGTAGAGAGAAGCAGGTAGATAATCTGAGGTCGTGAGTCTATTTTCTTAAAGTTAATAGCAGCTAGAATATATCCTACTCTTGAGGATCAAGAGTCACAGATTAATAAAAGGCTTGTGGGAGTCCAttcaaaaaattgcagaaattatTATGCCCAATGAATGTCTTCAAAACTCACCTTAATGGGGAAGGTAAGGTGGGGGCCATTGCTTGATTAGAATGTTAAGCCATCAAAACTGAGATAATGCCAAAAGTTCCCATAATTGAGATATAAGAACTCATAGAACAATTTAACATTATGGCATTGCTTTAGTGCAgtaatttcattcatttgtatACAGGGTGGATGAAATATTTGCTAGCACAGGAGCTGAAATGCACGTGACTCTTTCTTGAAGTTGTGGTGCTGGAGTTAATGCAAAAGGGAGGGCATGCTTCTAAATGTCCACAGCAATACTACCAGGTTCCTTCATGACAGCAAGTCAACCTTCGATACTTGgaaagccttgggaagatcgaAAATGTAGATTTCTCAGTACTCAATTGATAGCAAGATTGACATGCTCTGATTTCAAGCTCAGTAGACATCTCCAAGACATTGTGACCAAATGAGAACAAATGATGAAGATATAGAAATCTGAGCGTTTTTTCACTTGCACTTGGCATGACTAGAGATTGGGCTGtcttttgaaatcaaaattttgcGTTGGGCTCAACATGGTTAAGGTGTCTGAATAGCCATTCTTTCATTTCAACAAAGGGATTTGATGCCTTCTGCCTGCAATATCTCAGTtgttttgacttctttttgctTCTCACGCAAAAAGATTGAGGTTTGTTCCTTAAAGAAAAGGAGGTAGATTAGCTCCTTATTACTTGAGCCCTTTCTTCCCAGTTGTAACGAGTAGTCTATTTATCGGGGGTATCAACCTCCTGGTATGCTCAAGTATGGTAAGAAAACTGGTAGTGAATTCCCAGATGTTTGTTGATCTGAAGTCTGACAGGAATGCCAATTAATTTAGAGATGCAGGATCATGCTTGTTGCTTTGATTTGTGTCCATATTGGCGAATATTTAGAGCTGACTGTAAGGACAATCAAAAAATGGTTTGCTTAGCGGATGAAATCCCAAGTTACAGCAGGGTTTTACTAAGACGAGATAATAAGGAAAAGATTGGCAACCAATATATGTATTGATAGAGGATATTTTATTGCCTAAACAAAACAATTTTCAACAGTTATAGGGTTGCTACTTAAAAACTCCAGAGGCAAAGTGAAGTCAATTGTGCCTAACTGCTTCTGTACATCAAGCATGCGAACCTCTAGAGTTGGAGGAGTAATATAATAAGCTATAATTTTCTTCTAAAACTTGTCATAGGCAGCTTTCTCTCTCTCGATTTTTACAGCCGTCGTTATATTACAATATTCACCAATCAAATTCAGTTAGCAGTTCTTTCTGTTGGTCTCTACATACATGAAAAATATCACGAGGAATGTAGTcaataaatggaaaagaaatgcaacccaataaaaaaaatggcCCGTAATTTGGAGGTATTCCAAGTGTTTATTAGCCCTGCATCATGATCTTCTTAACCTGTCTAATATTTTCTCTAGTTAAGGTGGCGTTTGGTTCGCACATCGGAATCGGATTCGGATTCGGATATcctgggtttggaatgaatccATTTATTGACTACATTTCTCGTGATATTTTTCATGTATGTAGAGACCAACAGAAAGAACTGCTAACTGAATTTGATTGATGGATATTGTAATATAACGACGGCTGTAaaaaccgagagagagagagctgccTATGACAAGTTTTAGAAGAAAATTATAGCTTATTATATTACTCCTCCAACTCTGGAGGTTCGCATGCTTGATGTACAGAAGCAGTTAGGCACAATTGACTTCACTTTGCCTCTGGAGTTTTTAAGTAGCAACCCTATAACTGTTGAAAATTGTTTTGTTTAGGCAATAAAATATCCTCTATCAATACATATATTGGTTGCCAATCTTTTCCTTATTATCTCGTCTTAGTAAAACCCTGCTGTAACTTGGGATTTCATCCTCTAAGCAAACCATTTTTTGATTGTCCTTACAGTCAACTCTAAATATTCGCCAATATGGACACAAATCAAAGCAACAAGCATGATCCTGCATCTCTAAATTAATTGCCATTCCTGTCAGACTTCAGATCAACACAAACATCTGGGAATTCACTACCAGTTTTCTTACCATACTTGAGCATACCAGGAGGTTGATACCCCCGATAAATAGACTACTCGTTACAACTGGGAAGAAAGGGCTCAAGTAATAAGGAGCTAATCTACCTCCTTTTCTTTAAGGAACAAACCTCAATCTTTTTGCGTGAGAagcaaaaagaagtcaaaacaACTAAGATATTGCAAGCAGAAGGCATCAAATCCCTTTGTTGAAATGAAAGAATGGCTATTCAGACACCTTAACCATGTTGAGCCCAACgcaaaattttgatttcaaaagaCAGCCCAATCTCTAGTCATGCCAAGTGCAAGTGAAAAAACGCTCAGATTTTTATATCTTCATCATTTGTTCTCATTTGGTCACAATGTCTTGGAGATGTCTACTGAGCTTGAAATCAGAGCATGTCAATCTTGCTATCAATTGAGTACTGAGAAATCTACATTTTCGATCTTCCCAAGACTTTCCAAGTATCGAAGGTTGACTTGCTGTCATGAAGGAACCTGGTAGTATTGCTGTGGACATTTAGAAGCATGCCCTCCCTTTTGCATTAACTCCAGCACCACAACTTCAAGAAAGAGTCACGTGCATTTCAGCTCCTGTGCTAGCAAATATTTCATCCACCCTGTatacaaatgaatgaaattacTGCACTAAAGCAATGCCATAATGTTAAATTGTTCTATGAGTTCTTATATCTCAATTATGGGAACTTTTGGCATTATCTCAGTTTTGATGGCTTAACATTCTAATCAAGCAATGGCCCCCACCTTACCTTCCCCATTAAGGTGAGTTTTGAAGACATTCATTGGGCATAataatttctgcaattttttgaaTGGACTCCCACAAGCCTTTTATTAATCTGTGACTCTTGATCCTCAAGAGTAGGATAACTTTAAGAAAATAGACTCACGACCTCAGATTATCTACCTGCTTCTCTCTACGTTGACCTCAGCAATCAaagtagttaaaaaaaaaaaatagaaaagcagGTTCTCTTCTCTATTTCCTCCAATAATTCTTTGCAAGGTATGATACTGATGTACCATAACAAACCCAACAGCCAAACACAACAGTTTTAAGGAATTGTATGTTTTTCTGGCATTGACCCTGCCAAATCCTATCAAAGCCTGGCATGAAAAGAACCTAATGAACAATCAATGAATATGTGGAAATGCAAATATACTCAAGCTCACAAAACGCTTGATCCAATAGTGCTTGATATTTACACATTTATCAACAACATCACACATAGCTACAGTTGAGGTCACCACATACAAGTTTAGAGAGAGTGATAAATTAACAAAGCAATCCTGGTAAGTGCAAAAATTTCTTACCATCAACTCTGTTCCTTCAAGCCCATATACAAAGCATAAAATGTCAAATTTTGAATGCACCCTTCTGGGCATTTTGGTTCCACATGAGAATTGAAATTAGACCGAATTACTCAAGTCACATTACTAACAGTACATCAAATTCAATGCAAATCCAATTCCCATAAACAAACCAAACATAGCCTTAATTGATAACTGTACACCAGATCACACATAATTTCCTATAACAGCACTCTACAGATACTACTATAACCATTGTCTAGACCATTTCATCTAAACAAGCACAAATTTGCGAAAACCAAACCTAATTTCTCCTAAGTTAGTTCTTCACAAAAGCAACCAAAGGCTCTATCTCAATCACTATTTTCAATAAAAGCtgtttaaaagaaaagaaaccaagTTTTTAGCAAACACACTAACTTGTTGCTTAAACAACTTCGAAGAGGCTTTTTTCCGAATACTTAGCATGCCACTCAAAATTCCCAAATCCATCGCATCCATATACCTGTAAAACCAAAAAAACAATCCCCATTTTAGATAAAACACTAGGTTTAATAAAAGATTTTCTGTATATTGTTAAgaatattaataaatgttggctTTTTACTGTACTTCTGGGAGAGATAGGAGTTGACAAGAGTAGTGGCTTGAGAGCGAGTAGCGGACGAGCAAGACTGCCAATCTTGCCATAAAGAAGCCAACTTCGACCATTGGTTTCTAAGGTTTCGCTGCGCTGCTGGCCTCCATAGCCTAATATTTACTACTGCAGAAAAAGGAGACGAAGAAGAAGATTTTGgggtttgaaattgaatgttgAGTTCTTCTTTTGTGGTTTGTTCATTTGAAGCAGAAGAAAGAGGAGGGGTCTGGGATTCCATTGGCGTACAAATAgtgggtttgtttggacagtgtattatttgaaatattatttggaataattactgtagcactttctGTGATATAATGTatttgagataaaaaggtgattggaaatataaaaagatagGTTGGGAAATATGTTTGTaatgcaagcaaaatattatttggaataattttggtATCCAAATAGGAAATGCAACCTTTAAGAACCAACCAAACCAGTTCTCAGCGAAATTGAAATGTAGGAATTTGCATGTGTGTGGTTTATTACAGGTCACAAACAGACAATCTTGCGTTCCACATTAGATCTTCAACCTCCAATTTGGTGCCTCAACTGGGCCTCATGCTGGAAATACTATCATGTGTATTAGTCAAAATGATAGGTCACATGAAATATTTAGACACTATTTATTCGCAGCTTGGCATTGACTCACAAACAAGCTGTCACAATGAATATCAGTGGAACAAAAAGATTACGGGCTCTGATTTCATATTGttctaaatttaaaaaaaatcagaaattaatTTTCTCTTGAAAGTTTCTCCAACTGCACAAGGCTCTGTTGTACCAATGCTTTAAAAGTGATTTTCGGGTTtttgattttcaaaacaaaaaagacaaaatggcctaaatgggactttgaAAATACAATGGTTTACAGATTCTAGTAGTGCCCAGTTACCTACATGgtataaatattttaattttttgaagtgAAGGCTAAAACCCTTTACCTTGGCAACTCTAAGTCTtaggaaaacaagaaaatgaatTTGAGAGCTCAGTTGTGAGGGAGGATGGTCAAAGTGTTGTCATCAAGCACATCCCTGGCTAAAACCGGCAGCAAGTTTAATTTCATTCTTCTAGTTTTAGGGGCAAAAATGAGTTAATTTAAGGTAAACACTCAACATGGATTAATTAACACAAGCTTAAACATGCACAACAcaaaaacaaagcaaataaaaacacAAGTGACAAATTCCAAGTGTCCGTAGGAAAAGCCAAGAAATTATGCGCTAGACACACATGATTACACAGAACAAAAATGCAACTAAAGAAAGAGATAATGTCAATACAATATCGTCAATACCATTTTGGGTACGCATCAATTCTCAGAAAGATGACTACAGAATTGATTAAAGTCAATTAAACTAACAAAGCCAAACTATGGAAAATGAACTATGAAGTCTAAAACTTAGCCAACTAGGCCTTAAGTTAAACATAATCGcaccaattttgacttttttagaCCTAGGGAAAACTTTTGAACTCAATTTACAGGGTTAAATTGAAAATCAGAGAAACAATGgagtcaaaacacaaaaaaggTAACATCCGGGAACTAAAATTGCAATTTAGAAAATGGTCATCTTGTTCATTCAAACAGAACACCAGAAACTGCTGTCTCTTCTCTGTATAAAAGGTTAGTCTTTTGGAGTATAAGTAGTAGGTCTATCTACATCAACCTGTAATAATGTTGTTTCTTATTTTAAAGTTGGAGTCATAatgaattttggatttaattgtGAAGACAAAGGTCTAAAAAATATTCTGTAAATTAcagcaaaattctttgtatgtttttcaaattcatcacCTTGTAAATGAATATCATATACCTATAAATATTTCAGATTGGACTATTCccgaagaaaaaatagaacatatttaCATAATACGTCCcttagatttcaaaacagctTTATCCGTTAAAACTCATAAAaaaacaatatctattcaagaagaatatcaatccattccattattaaatcataatacaattcaaaagtatCTTAGTAAAGGATatagatatattcatataggatTAATTCAGGTTGCAAtaaaacctttattccatcTAGGAGTAGATGCTCCTATATATTTAGTTTTAAGAGACACAAGACTTAaaagatataaaacttcacttttatctatgattcaaacaaatgtatgTAATGGACCAATTTACTTTAattgtgctccaaatttttcagtAGATTTAACTGATCCACATGTTTGGTAGATTGTATTTTTTGGAATTAGTTTAGAATGTTATATGCAAACCAAAAGGTTGCACCTACTTGTGATTGATTTGATAATCTTACTTCTTGTTTAACTTCGTAGACTTGAAAAAGAACTTGGCTTTTTCACTCGAAATCAATTGTGACACTTAAGTCAGTAAGAGAAATAAGTGGGAAGAATTTTTTTAGTATTGAATGATGGAAGGAAAATAAAATCCCCTTACCTTCAATTTTGGTTGGGTATTTATATTGTTTAGTGGGTTTGGCAGACATTGTAACCATATTGCAACATGCAAGTTTGCAACCTGAGACCTCGAGGTCTCGAGTGAGGTGTCATCTTCATACGCCTCCAGCACTTTGTCACCTGCTGATTCATATTTGTACTTTACTTGTTAACAGCTAGTCAATACTTGTCCATTTTGTGAGGACctgaaaatttattttctacatttttgttCATTTAACTTACTTGTTTTGAATTTATGGTTGATTTAATGGTTGAGGTATGTTTTAACTCTATTACCTTATTTAACTTGGTGCATATTTAATTTGATGCATGTTAAGTTTCATAGTGTATAATACTAGTGTGACCAATTAGTGAGGTATGTG
It includes:
- the LOC113740329 gene encoding uncharacterized protein isoform X2, which gives rise to MESQTPPLSSASNEQTTKEELNIQFQTPKSSSSSPFSAVVNIRLWRPAAQRNLRNQWSKLASLWQDWQSCSSATRSQATTLVNSYLSQKYMDAMDLGILSGMLSIRKKASSKLFKQQHNKLLASYKDMVGVVTQMVNTSRSMRCYLKGTTNSPLAQFSLSSENENDTGDGGGAPVFTFWPISLFEKVAQDLVQIFVSELNLKRLLVMELLSLGDERIPDLSSLCWSDELYPGEFDDLHTCSLYSHGASKPVLPSLGKGEVESFQPRHQQDRNVLQIYLTTLIAEVNVERSRVDEIFASTGAEMHVTLS
- the LOC113740329 gene encoding uncharacterized protein isoform X3, with protein sequence MESQTPPLSSASNEQTTKEELNIQFQTPKSSSSSPFSAVVNIRLWRPAAQRNLRNQWSKLASLWQDWQSCSSATRSQATTLVNSYLSQKYMDAMDLGILSGMLSIRKKASSKLFKQQVGVVTQMVNTSRSMRCYLKGTTNSPLAQFSLSSENENDTGDGGGAPVFTFWPISLFEKVAQDLVQIFVSELNLKRLLVMELLSLGDERIPDLSSLCWSDELYPGEFDDLHTCSLYSHGASKPVLPSLGKGEVESFQPRHQQDRNVLQIYLTTLIAEVNVERSRVDEIFASTGAEMHVTLS
- the LOC113740329 gene encoding uncharacterized protein isoform X1 — protein: MESQTPPLSSASNEQTTKEELNIQFQTPKSSSSSPFSAVVNIRLWRPAAQRNLRNQWSKLASLWQDWQSCSSATRSQATTLVNSYLSQKYMDAMDLGILSGMLSIRKKASSKLFKQQEIQHNKLLASYKDMVGVVTQMVNTSRSMRCYLKGTTNSPLAQFSLSSENENDTGDGGGAPVFTFWPISLFEKVAQDLVQIFVSELNLKRLLVMELLSLGDERIPDLSSLCWSDELYPGEFDDLHTCSLYSHGASKPVLPSLGKGEVESFQPRHQQDRNVLQIYLTTLIAEVNVERSRVDEIFASTGAEMHVTLS
- the LOC113740329 gene encoding uncharacterized protein isoform X4 yields the protein MESQTPPLSSASNEQTTKEELNIQFQTPKSSSSSPFSAVVNIRLWRPAAQRNLRNQWSKLASLWQDWQSCSSATRSQATTLVNSYLSQKYMDAMDLGILSGMLSIRKKASSKLFKQQEIQHNKLLASYKDMVGVVTQMVNTSRSMRCYLKGTTNSPLAQFSLSSENENDTGDGGGAPVFTFWPISLFEKVAQDLVQIFVSELNLKRLLVMELLSLGDERIPDLSSLCWSDELYPGEFDDLHTCSLYSHGASKPVLPSLGKGEVESFQPRHQQDRNVLQGG